GCGAAGATGGGTAATTGAGAATGCAGAAGGACATTGCAGACAAGAAGGGCATGTGTGGTCTTGCCACAGAGCCTTCGTACCCCACCAAATAAGAAGATCACCAAATTCCACCCAATCATACATATGCACAGTTCTCAAAACACTAAGGTCCCCAAGTACAATGCATAGTTCATATGTGTAATGCATCTTTATGTCTGTACATTGTTATACTTTGTAATTTAATACCATGTGTGATACATTGTGTTTTAACAATCGATAGAGAATTATGTAGATGTATATTCCATGAAGCTTTCAAATGGCTAAAATATTTCAATGTCTGTGTGATTTCTAAATAGTGTCCTCGGGTATTTATAAGAATGTAATGTCTTAATAGACTTGGAAGCATCCTACTAGTGATTTATATCACCAGAGGATACAACATGCAATATTTCAAAGGAATCAATCCATTCCAACTAGATTATGAGAAAACTCCACTTCCAAGAATAGCGTAACACACGATACCTTATGATGAGGTCATAGGCAAGACGTAgggaatatgattatgttatcttAAATTATGATGTTCATTGATATTGTCTTTTAATCTTTCATGTGTCTTTTTGTGTATCTGATCAATTGAAACATCTATGGGTTTTTATTCATATACATTTAGGCATTCAGCTTCAACTCAAAGTTACAGAACTCCTAATTGTGCaccaataaaaatatgtatctgaTGAAAATTTAGGATGAACAAAAAATCATCTTCTTACATTAATATACTAGTATGCACGCACGTGGACGTCAACATAAGTGTTTTTTGGTGATAGAAAAAAGCATTAGGCTATGCTGCAAAAAGGAAATGCAAAATAATACGTTCTATGTATGAATGCATTGAGGAATATTATTGTTGTAAAAAGAAATATTAGAAGTGTGTAATTCCTATTGATTGGTGACAGAATTGTAAAACACAAAGGAAAATAACCAGCAGGGTAAGATTCATTAATTGTTTAATTTAGATTTCTTCTCTCTCTTGTCCTCTTTCTAGACCGATCCCAAGCCACTCAGCACGTCGCTGCTGAACACAGCATGGCCTGAGCGGCATGCACTTTTTAAAACACGATGGTCCTAAAATACATTGGAAGCAGCTGATAGGTACTGTTCATGAGAATCCCATTGCTTTCAACCATTAGATTGAGGATATCAACAATCAAGATCGATGCTCTGGACACATTCAAAACTCATACAATATATATTGGTATAGATTATAGGGAACTGTTTTATTGTGTGGAAAACTAAGAATACACATAGACTAATAAAGTGAAAGTTGCTATGACAATACTTTTATAGACTCCATATAATTTATTCAAATTGATTCTATAACTTGTAATCAATTGTTCACATATTGTTAGTACATCAGAAATTGAACATCCTTCTAAATGGTGAGAAGACACTCTACTTACACAAAATTTCATTCACTCTAAAAGAATTGTAGCATTGGAGTGAATGCCTAATTTCATAACTTGAAGTAAAAAATGCATTGGTATGACTTCAAGTTGAAGTATACTTCGCAGCAAAGTCAGCAATATGATTATCTGAGCTTCCTCCTTCCTGCATTGCATCCTTGGCCTTTTGCATCCACTTTGCAGCATTTCTTTTGTACTCATCCTTTCTATCTCCGTCCATCACCTCTCTAATGCACCTCTCGACCTCCATCCTCTTTAGCCATCCTTTATCGCCCTTCCGCACTCGCACACCCATGCCCCACACAGTCTCCACATACTTTGAGATGGTGGGTTGGTCAGCCCAATGTGGGATTCCCACAAGAGGAACACCACTAACAATTGCCTCCAATGTCGAGTTCCATCCGCAGTGGGTAACAAAACAACCTACATGTATGTTCATAAATTTAGATCTAAAGTGTTGTCATTTTTGTTTACTTTGTAAAGCATTTATATATTCTTGTCCATAAAAAAGTAAAAGAAATGTAATGTGTGTAACCATACCGATAGCCTTGTGTGACAAAACTTCTAGTTGGGGGCACCACGCAACAATTAATCCACTGTTCTCACATTTCTCCTTGAGTTCTTCAGATAACTTGTGTGCCTCATTGGATCTGACAACCCAAACAAATGGTTTGCCAGAATTGCATAGTCCACTGCCAAGCTCCTCCAATTGGGTTGCATCGTAGTTAGAGACAGTACCATAGGATACAAGCACAACGGAGGAAATGCTATGCTTGTCTAACCAATCCATACACGATACACCCTCACTGAACAAGTTGAAACCATACGACTTGTTGGATGGTAGGCGATTATCATCAAGATAGTATGATGGCAAAGTTGGACCTATCATCTTCGCTCTCCATGTTAACTCCATGTACTCTGCCTCCTGCTCAGTTGGCAAAATTTCAAATATCAAATTCTTTGTGAAATGGACTAAATATAATCAAGCATAGAAACATCATATTGACAGGACCGTTCGTTCCTACCCGTATGAATCATCACATCATCAATCTGATGTGACGTGCTGGTAGCATATATATGAGGCCCTTATGCCACCTCCAATAATTTACACTGGACTTGTCATTTTGCACCATCCTTGCGTTAGAAATGTGGAACAGAAGATTATAGAAACGTAATAGATGTGTCCTCCTTACACACCCTGTCATAGCTCACTCCATGAGAAATGAAAAATTATGTGTCTACGATGCTTGTGTAGCGCATTACTCCTcttaaatgaaaaatgaaaaaagaaatatgCTAATTGATAAAAGCAATGTAGGGTTCTCTTGTTAAGATATTTTGCACTAAAAATACATATAAATTAATACATTTCAAATGAATTAAGGAAGCAATTTTACCATCTGGTTTTCTAGCATCTGAAAATGAAAATACACAACTAAAATTAGAATGCTCTGCTCTCATCAGTGCCGAATGCGTAAGATTAATTCCTAACGACCTCTTTAAGTCACGTGGTCTCTTTCTTGTTGCAAAACTTAGATAATTAAAGCAGAGCTGACCAGTCTCAAAGTATGACGTACCTTTGGCTCGATGTCGTGGAAAGAGTTGACGAGCACGTCGTCGGCGTCCTCCAGCCCGTCGAACTGCCCAATCGACGTCTTTGTGAGCACCGGCTGCGACTCTGGTGCGACCGCGAACGGCGGCATGTCCTCTGGCCCAAGCTCCACGCCCAGCGCTCCTCTCGCGAGCAGCGCATGCCCGTCCGTCGCCGGCAGCGCCAGACGCCCCGCCCAGAGCTCCCCATACACGATGTCCACTGCGCACGGCTGGGAGAAGAAGGCCGCGGTGGCCACGCCGGCCGCCCGCGCCACCCGCAGCGCCCACGCAAGATGAGGGTCGTAAACCAGCACGCGCACTGGCCGCCCAGTGCGCGCCTCCGACAGGAGGAGCTCCCGCAGCGTCTCGGACCCGACGGCCTCT
The window above is part of the Triticum aestivum cultivar Chinese Spring chromosome 2A, IWGSC CS RefSeq v2.1, whole genome shotgun sequence genome. Proteins encoded here:
- the LOC123187164 gene encoding UDP-glucosyltransferase UGT13248; translated protein: MNAVNMETTGTTGSILGHGAGDGPSVLLLPFPGAQGHTNPMLQFGRRLAYHGLRPTLVVTRYVLSTTSPPGAPFRVAAISDGFDAGGMASCPNYAEYFPRLEAVGSETLRELLLSEARTGRPVRVLVYDPHLAWALRVARAAGVATAAFFSQPCAVDIVYGELWAGRLALPATDGHALLARGALGVELGPEDMPPFAVAPESQPVLTKTSIGQFDGLEDADDVLVNSFHDIEPKEAEYMELTWRAKMIGPTLPSYYLDDNRLPSNKSYGFNLFSEGVSCMDWLDKHSISSVVLVSYGTVSNYDATQLEELGSGLCNSGKPFVWVVRSNEAHKLSEELKEKCENSGLIVAWCPQLEVLSHKAIGCFVTHCGWNSTLEAIVSGVPLVGIPHWADQPTISKYVETVWGMGVRVRKGDKGWLKRMEVERCIREVMDGDRKDEYKRNAAKWMQKAKDAMQEGGSSDNHIADFAAKYTST